Proteins found in one Fusarium keratoplasticum isolate Fu6.1 chromosome 12, whole genome shotgun sequence genomic segment:
- a CDS encoding Peptide hydrolase: MRYTVPLVVALAASVSAAVPSAPLGERADKLFTLEIAPGETVEVTEDEKFQMIDDHIHFFDITEWKDHQPASAARLLATTASYPSKVQHKSNVEKIIKNVDLKKIEKQLKKFSSFHNRYFNSKYGVEAAEWLHKEVKKVIKKHPLATVRLIQHQAWSQPSIVVSIPGKVRLKTIITGSHLDSVISNDRGAGRAPGADDNGSASIMLLNVLDAFLKDPRIAKGDHDNTVEFHWYSAEETGLLGSQDIFNTYSRLGIQVEAMLNQDMVGYKGRDGVERFGLITDNTDPGQNDFLKVLIEEYADIPYEESQCGYACSDHASANRNGFPSSFLFETPFGNHNPHIHTPNDTIAYVDFDHIAQHVKVTTGFVYELAHHDFINA, translated from the exons ATGCGTTACACCGTACCCCTCGTTGTGGCCCTGGCCGCCTCTGTCTCTGCCGCTGTCCCAAGTGCACCCCTCGGGGAGCGTGCCGACAAGCTTTTCACACTTGAAATCGCTCCCGGCGAGACGGTCGAGGTTACTGAAGATGAGAAGTTCCAGATGATTGAT GATCATATTCACTTCTTTGATATCACTGAGTGGAAGGACCATCAACCTGCCTCAGCAGCTCGTCTCCTTGCAACCACTGCATCCTATCCTAGCAAGGTTCAGCACAAGTCCAACGTTGAGAAGATTATTAAGAATGTGGACCTTaagaagattgagaagcAACTGAAAAAGTTCTCTTCTTTCCACAACCGCTATTTCAACTCCAAGTACGGAGTTGAGGCCGCTGAATGGCTTcacaaggaggtcaagaaggttATCAAGAAGCACCCTCTGGCCACAGTTCGGTTGATCCAGCATCAAGCTTGGTCACAGCCATCTATTGTCGTTTCCATCCCCGGAAAGGTCcgcctcaagaccatcatcaccggGTCCCATCTTGACTCTGTCATTTCCAACGACCGTGGTGCCGGTCGAGCTCCTGGAGCCGACGACAATGGCTCCGCTTCCATCATGCTCCTCAACGTCCTAGACGCTTTCCTCAAGGACCCCCGAATCGCCAAGGGCGACCATGACAATACTGTCGAGTTTCACTGGTactcggccgaggagacTGGTCTGCTTGGCTCCCAggacatcttcaacacctACTCCCGCCTTGGAATTCAGGTCGAGGCCATGTTGAACCAGGATATGGTTGGCTACAAGGGccgtgatggtgttgagcgGTTTGGTCTCATCACAGACAACACGGATCCTGGTCAGAACGACTTCCTCAAGGTTCTGATTGAAGAGTACGCCGATATTCCATATGAAGAGTCGCAGTGTGGTTATGCTTGCTCTGACCACGCCTCGGCCAACCGCAACGGATTCCCCTCGTCATTCCTCTTTGAGACGCCTTTTGGAAACCACAACCCTCACATCCACACGCCTAATGATACCATTGCCTATGTTGACTTTGACCACATTGCCCAGCATGTCAAGGTCACGACTGGTTTCGTTTATGAGCTTGCCCATCATGACTTTATCAATGCCTAG